In a genomic window of Agarivorans albus:
- a CDS encoding pilus assembly PilX family protein has translation MNCYAYRQQGMALIMSLIMVVIISMIGIAIAQQVSSGRKNAAVHQDHSTSFLRSISGINEAEYQVKLNALTTDKLDPDSADSIVKTEFADRDWWQTNSNWDDAAPVSDSQTLDGNPSYIIEHVYFEPDDLNVNTNSGRNIYRITSKAEGQGGAVSYLQSHVAFKGTKP, from the coding sequence GTGAATTGTTACGCTTATCGCCAACAAGGTATGGCGCTTATTATGTCTCTGATTATGGTTGTCATCATATCTATGATTGGGATTGCAATTGCGCAACAAGTTAGTAGTGGTAGAAAAAATGCCGCTGTGCACCAAGATCATTCTACTAGCTTTTTAAGGTCCATATCAGGTATTAACGAAGCAGAGTATCAGGTGAAACTTAATGCGTTAACCACTGATAAACTGGATCCGGACTCTGCGGATTCAATTGTAAAAACTGAGTTTGCAGACCGTGATTGGTGGCAAACAAATAGCAATTGGGATGATGCAGCACCAGTTTCTGACTCCCAAACTCTAGACGGTAATCCAAGCTACATTATCGAGCACGTGTATTTTGAGCCAGATGACTTGAATGTGAATACGAATAGTGGTCGCAATATTTATCGAATTACATCAAAAGCTGAAGGCCAAGGCGGAGCTGTTAGCTATTTACAATCTCACGTAGCGTTTAAAGGAACTAAGCCGTGA
- a CDS encoding pilus assembly protein, with product MDKFFVRCKRKLLLSFLLTAAASVQVQANNLNLASQPLYVSNNIAPMVMLVMGRDHTLYYEAYNDASDIDGDGTLDTTYKPNKINYEGYFNSNRCYSYNDSKIFVPEQLVNNPGIADGDADTLAHKTCSGVGEWSGDFLNYLTMSRMDILRKVLYGGYRQTDSASFEADGETINSETILERVFIPQDAHSWGKMYSSVDDNGFDITNYTPLSLPSSGAKHFFGTASFEDKGVPLLKVRLNVTPSNNWPKEETGNIWEWASTERPVLSSSGRTINNTYQVRVKVCVETLLEENCKKYSDGNYKPTGLLHEYGENGQMEFGLITGSYNNNTSGGLLRKVVGTFSDEINSADGTFSDLNGIVSTINKLRIYGYHYTGTYESNYLYNAFCGWETKEAIKDGRCVSWGNPIGEMLFESLRYFNNAGKATPAYDNYVVKTEETKDASKNEITITSKNVDSDELGLPKPAWDKPYYNNDGSPKRPYCALPFNLVISDINPSYDSDQIPGSYFEDTGYSDDTASLASFNLTDLLTDISDGLSGDYFIGESNVTDTNADSSNQLTKYAPTVKKVDSLAKIRGLSPQEPTKEGSYSVAGVAYYGHKTDRFTDKTKKYNIQTNVVAISSPLPEVNLDLGSGQLIKIVPFAKSVSGSGIDITKGKFQPTNTIVDYYVEEFTSTSGTFRINFEDVEQGADHDMDMIVQYKYEVKDLCPKPTDITCTTKQKGVELTLISEYAAGGIDQHAGYVISGSTKDGIYLDVKDKNGSKLQHKVDGKWVDKLDADGNPIIKVNPYYLDTPLEDDEPYPNNSRQDEGDIDDDQDKADLGLTRTRHFFPGNNTANLLPSPLWFAAKWGGFDDSLGATKGSGKPDSTEKWDADSDGVPDAYFPVTNAGELKAQIGKALQRTSDGTKSASQPVFSSTVLRTDSLLYQSAFEAGTWRGDVKAYPVDSSSDSGFSLTETWSVAEQLDNLLTVDSRKIYTMNNEANGGDGEVIEFMPPASLDDSQFSDTQLAYLTGGTNQLTYFQNVINYLRGDRAHESEADGGMRVRSSRLGDVINSAPYLVSDATGHSVEKPVLVFGANDGMVHIVDAVTGEELMGYVPSHIYDGLHALTKQDYNHRFYVDGELTGYTGYSNSGEAITTVVGALGHSYKGLYALDVSDMSSVDADNVKWEISASGSFSELGFSRAPPTIAKLHNDSTGVIFTSGYNSSDPVGRIYIADLDDGSLIKELVVPVDADDDPEGLSRPNAVANPAVIDLNGDGIADRIYAGDLYGNMWVFDISDDNEAAWSVKSTPLFVATSPDKKDNKYIAQSITTRPSVNFHPYSYDRKKLVVAFGTGKYVEIGDTNVEDAATQSLYVVTDDLALSGDYDTHQREEVSDEQVYPNLSRKYITEEEITSNRIIDSNPVDWSSKQGWYLDLVNTHASNVGRENYGERQVTQGLLLGSKWVVTTLLPSEDECDAGGNGWFMDLDIYTGTTTEGGENVHVEGVLSSPSVIITYSSSNPDTNPGDGDTNPGDGDTNPGDGDTNPGDGDTNPGDGDTNPGDGDTNPGDGGGTTPDDDENENLEPEITTCATSSTGSRACLETTDPTEGRLSMRVLH from the coding sequence ATGGATAAATTTTTTGTAAGGTGTAAGCGAAAACTACTACTAAGCTTTTTGCTCACTGCTGCGGCTTCGGTGCAAGTACAAGCAAATAATCTTAATTTGGCTTCTCAGCCTCTTTACGTTTCTAACAATATTGCACCAATGGTTATGTTAGTTATGGGCCGCGATCATACCTTGTATTATGAAGCTTATAACGATGCCTCTGATATTGATGGGGACGGTACTTTAGATACCACTTACAAACCGAATAAAATTAATTATGAAGGTTATTTTAATAGTAACCGTTGTTATAGCTACAACGACAGCAAGATTTTTGTACCCGAACAGTTAGTTAATAATCCTGGTATAGCCGATGGTGATGCCGATACGTTGGCACACAAAACTTGTTCTGGAGTAGGTGAATGGAGCGGGGATTTTCTTAATTACCTTACCATGTCGCGAATGGACATTCTGAGGAAAGTTCTTTACGGCGGCTACCGCCAAACTGATTCCGCATCTTTTGAAGCTGATGGTGAAACCATTAATAGTGAGACTATTTTAGAGCGGGTATTTATTCCGCAGGATGCTCATAGCTGGGGGAAAATGTATTCTTCAGTTGATGATAATGGCTTTGATATCACTAATTACACCCCTTTATCTCTCCCTTCTAGTGGCGCTAAGCACTTTTTTGGTACAGCTTCATTTGAAGATAAAGGTGTACCACTATTGAAGGTAAGGTTAAATGTCACTCCAAGTAATAATTGGCCGAAAGAAGAAACCGGTAATATTTGGGAGTGGGCTAGCACCGAACGACCGGTGCTAAGTAGCTCTGGCAGAACTATCAATAACACTTACCAGGTAAGGGTGAAGGTCTGTGTTGAAACTCTTCTGGAGGAAAACTGTAAAAAATATTCAGATGGAAACTATAAGCCTACCGGCTTACTGCATGAGTACGGTGAAAATGGGCAAATGGAATTTGGCCTAATAACAGGTAGTTACAATAATAATACATCGGGCGGGTTACTAAGAAAGGTTGTTGGTACATTTTCTGATGAAATCAATTCGGCAGATGGTACCTTTAGTGATCTTAACGGTATTGTTTCAACTATTAATAAACTCAGAATATATGGGTACCATTACACTGGTACTTATGAAAGTAATTATTTATACAACGCATTTTGTGGGTGGGAAACCAAAGAAGCCATTAAAGATGGACGCTGTGTATCGTGGGGAAATCCCATTGGCGAGATGCTTTTTGAAAGCTTACGCTATTTTAATAATGCTGGTAAAGCAACCCCAGCATATGACAACTATGTAGTAAAAACGGAAGAAACAAAAGACGCATCTAAGAACGAAATAACTATTACCAGTAAAAATGTTGATAGCGATGAGCTAGGTTTACCTAAACCTGCCTGGGATAAACCTTACTATAACAATGATGGTTCGCCTAAAAGACCTTACTGTGCGTTACCCTTTAATTTAGTTATTAGTGACATTAATCCATCCTACGACTCTGACCAAATCCCTGGTTCGTATTTTGAAGATACCGGCTATAGTGACGATACTGCTTCGCTAGCATCATTTAATCTAACGGATCTATTAACAGATATTTCAGACGGGCTTTCTGGTGACTATTTTATCGGTGAGTCTAATGTGACAGATACAAATGCAGATAGCAGTAACCAGTTAACTAAGTATGCTCCAACGGTAAAAAAAGTTGATTCTTTAGCCAAAATTCGCGGTTTGTCTCCTCAAGAGCCAACCAAAGAAGGTAGCTACTCTGTAGCTGGTGTGGCGTATTATGGTCATAAAACTGACCGATTTACAGATAAAACTAAAAAATACAATATTCAAACCAATGTTGTCGCTATTTCCTCCCCTTTACCGGAAGTGAATCTTGATCTGGGATCTGGTCAACTGATTAAAATTGTACCCTTTGCTAAGTCAGTAAGCGGCTCTGGTATTGATATAACAAAAGGTAAATTTCAGCCAACTAATACTATTGTGGATTATTATGTCGAGGAGTTTACCTCTACCAGTGGCACCTTTAGGATTAACTTTGAGGATGTAGAGCAGGGTGCGGATCATGATATGGACATGATCGTGCAATACAAGTATGAAGTAAAAGATCTTTGCCCTAAGCCGACAGACATTACCTGCACAACTAAGCAAAAGGGCGTTGAGTTAACTTTGATTTCAGAATACGCTGCCGGAGGTATCGATCAACATGCAGGGTATGTAATATCAGGTTCAACAAAAGATGGCATTTATTTAGACGTTAAAGATAAAAATGGCTCTAAATTACAACATAAAGTCGATGGGAAGTGGGTTGACAAGTTAGATGCAGATGGTAATCCCATTATTAAGGTTAACCCCTATTATCTTGATACACCTTTGGAAGATGATGAACCCTACCCAAATAATTCCAGACAAGATGAAGGTGATATTGATGATGATCAAGATAAAGCTGATTTAGGTTTAACCCGCACCCGACATTTTTTTCCTGGAAATAATACGGCTAATCTTTTGCCTTCACCACTTTGGTTTGCTGCTAAATGGGGGGGCTTTGATGACTCATTAGGAGCAACCAAAGGATCTGGTAAACCTGATTCAACAGAGAAGTGGGATGCAGATAGCGATGGTGTTCCCGACGCCTACTTCCCTGTAACAAACGCTGGTGAGCTTAAAGCTCAAATTGGTAAAGCGCTGCAGCGTACTAGTGATGGTACTAAATCCGCCAGCCAACCTGTGTTTAGTAGTACAGTGTTACGTACCGATTCTTTGCTTTACCAATCAGCATTTGAGGCCGGTACTTGGAGGGGGGATGTAAAGGCTTACCCTGTTGATTCAAGTAGTGATAGCGGCTTTAGCCTAACTGAAACCTGGAGTGTAGCGGAACAGCTAGATAACTTGTTAACAGTGGATAGCCGAAAAATCTATACCATGAATAATGAGGCAAACGGTGGAGATGGGGAAGTCATTGAGTTTATGCCTCCAGCTAGCCTAGATGATAGCCAGTTTAGTGATACTCAGTTGGCTTACCTTACTGGCGGAACCAATCAGCTCACGTATTTTCAAAATGTTATTAACTACTTAAGAGGTGACAGAGCTCATGAAAGTGAAGCAGATGGCGGAATGCGTGTTAGAAGCTCAAGATTAGGTGATGTTATTAATTCGGCTCCTTATTTAGTGAGTGATGCTACAGGGCATAGTGTAGAGAAACCTGTATTGGTATTTGGGGCTAATGACGGCATGGTTCATATAGTTGACGCTGTTACTGGTGAAGAGCTAATGGGGTACGTACCTAGTCACATATATGATGGTCTGCACGCTCTAACAAAGCAGGATTATAATCATAGATTTTATGTTGACGGTGAGTTAACAGGGTACACAGGTTATTCAAATAGCGGTGAGGCAATCACTACAGTTGTTGGAGCACTGGGGCATAGTTACAAAGGCTTATACGCGCTTGATGTTAGTGATATGTCATCGGTTGACGCAGACAACGTAAAGTGGGAAATATCCGCAAGCGGAAGCTTTAGTGAGCTCGGTTTTAGCCGCGCTCCACCTACTATTGCTAAATTACACAATGATAGTACCGGGGTAATATTCACTAGCGGCTATAACTCATCAGATCCCGTTGGGCGTATATATATCGCTGATTTAGATGATGGAAGCTTAATTAAGGAGTTAGTTGTTCCAGTTGACGCTGACGATGATCCCGAAGGCTTATCCCGCCCTAATGCTGTAGCTAATCCAGCAGTAATTGATCTAAATGGTGATGGTATCGCAGACCGAATTTATGCTGGAGATTTATATGGCAACATGTGGGTCTTTGATATTAGTGATGATAATGAAGCTGCTTGGAGTGTGAAAAGTACGCCATTATTTGTGGCTACAAGCCCCGACAAGAAAGATAACAAGTATATTGCTCAGTCGATAACTACTCGACCATCTGTCAATTTTCACCCTTATTCCTACGATCGGAAAAAACTAGTAGTGGCATTTGGTACCGGAAAATATGTCGAAATAGGTGATACTAATGTCGAAGATGCCGCAACTCAGAGTTTGTATGTTGTTACTGACGATTTGGCGTTATCTGGTGATTACGATACACATCAACGAGAAGAAGTGTCAGATGAACAGGTTTATCCAAATCTTTCTCGCAAATATATAACTGAAGAAGAAATAACTAGTAATCGAATCATTGATTCAAATCCTGTTGATTGGTCTTCTAAGCAGGGCTGGTATTTGGATTTGGTTAATACTCATGCATCTAATGTAGGACGTGAAAATTATGGTGAAAGGCAAGTCACTCAAGGCTTACTGTTAGGTAGTAAGTGGGTGGTAACTACATTATTACCAAGCGAAGATGAGTGTGATGCTGGCGGGAACGGCTGGTTTATGGACTTGGATATATATACTGGCACCACTACGGAAGGTGGAGAAAACGTTCACGTGGAAGGTGTTCTTTCATCGCCGAGTGTCATTATTACTTACTCTTCATCTAATCCAGACACTAACCCTGGCGATGGTGACACTAACCCTGGCGATGGTGACACTAACCCTGGCGATGGTGACACCAATCCTGGCGATGGTGACACCAATCCTGGCGATGGTGACACTAATCCTGGCGATGGCGATACTAATCCTGGTGATGGAGGCGGAACTACTCCAGATGACGATGAAAATGAAAACCTTGAACCAGAAATAACGACTTGTGCCACGTCTAGCACAGGTTCTAGGGCTTGTTTAGAGACTACAGATCCTACTGAAGGACGATTAAGTATGCGCGTGCTGCACTAA
- the ald gene encoding alanine dehydrogenase gives MLIGVPKEIKNHEYRVGMTPASVNELIQHGHQVIVETQAGAGIGFSDADYQAVGANISNTAAEVFAAAEMIVKVKEPQAVERAMLREDQLLFTYLHLAPDPEQTQDLIKSSAVCVAYETVTSPRGGLPLLAPMSEVAGRMAIQAGALALEKSKGGRGVLLGGVPGVEPAKVTVIGGGMVGRNAAQMAVGMGADVTILDRSIDVLRSVDAEYHGQLKTVYSTTSSIEQHVLEADLVIGGVLLPGAAAPKLITKDLVKRMKAGSAIVDVAIDQGGCAETSKATTHQDPIYIVDDVVHYCVANMPGGVARTSTMALNNATLPYIITLANKGYKQALLDDEHLRNGLNVMHGKLTCAEVGEALGIETVDPLELLA, from the coding sequence ATGCTGATTGGTGTACCTAAGGAAATAAAAAATCACGAATATCGTGTGGGAATGACACCCGCCAGTGTGAATGAGTTAATTCAACATGGCCATCAAGTCATTGTTGAGACTCAGGCTGGCGCCGGTATTGGCTTCAGTGATGCTGATTACCAAGCGGTCGGCGCGAATATTTCAAACACTGCCGCGGAAGTATTTGCCGCAGCCGAAATGATTGTGAAAGTAAAAGAACCACAAGCGGTTGAACGTGCAATGTTGCGTGAAGACCAGCTATTGTTCACTTACTTGCACCTCGCTCCCGACCCAGAACAAACTCAAGATTTAATAAAATCTAGCGCAGTTTGTGTAGCTTATGAAACAGTAACTAGCCCACGTGGCGGCCTTCCTTTGCTGGCACCAATGTCAGAGGTAGCGGGCAGAATGGCGATTCAAGCAGGCGCACTTGCCTTAGAAAAATCTAAAGGCGGTCGCGGGGTATTGCTGGGTGGCGTGCCAGGGGTAGAACCTGCCAAAGTTACCGTTATTGGCGGCGGCATGGTTGGTCGTAATGCTGCACAAATGGCTGTTGGAATGGGTGCAGATGTCACCATACTCGATCGCAGCATTGATGTACTTCGCAGTGTTGATGCTGAATACCATGGCCAGCTTAAAACTGTTTACTCGACGACCAGCAGTATTGAGCAGCATGTATTAGAGGCTGATTTAGTGATTGGTGGTGTATTGTTACCAGGTGCCGCTGCGCCCAAGCTTATCACTAAGGATTTGGTTAAACGCATGAAGGCTGGCAGCGCTATTGTTGATGTTGCTATCGATCAAGGCGGTTGTGCCGAAACCTCAAAGGCTACCACCCATCAAGATCCTATTTATATCGTGGATGATGTGGTGCACTACTGTGTTGCAAATATGCCAGGTGGCGTGGCTCGTACCTCTACCATGGCACTTAATAATGCAACTTTGCCTTACATCATCACCCTCGCTAACAAGGGATATAAGCAAGCACTGCTAGATGATGAACACTTGCGCAATGGCTTAAACGTAATGCATGGCAAGTTAACTTGCGCCGAGGTAGGCGAAGCCCTAGGCATTGAAACGGTCGACCCTTTAGAGCTACTGGCCTAA
- the pilV gene encoding type IV pilus modification protein PilV — MPSHQLAYKQQGFTLIELLIAVVIVAIGLLGHAALQIQSVNTAHQARFAQSANIAMLDLVQRISALPDAVVNDEFNFSNLSDGQAPAEKDCITEDCDRAAFAEYELYDWFSSSISYIPELRFSVNHDSNLVTVKMTWDASLSGAGAEDCSADSSGNAHQCSEVAIWIR, encoded by the coding sequence ATGCCGTCGCATCAACTTGCCTATAAACAACAAGGCTTTACCTTAATTGAACTGCTGATAGCAGTAGTTATTGTTGCTATTGGTTTACTTGGGCATGCCGCTTTACAGATCCAGTCAGTAAATACTGCTCACCAAGCCCGCTTTGCGCAAAGTGCAAATATTGCAATGCTTGATTTAGTTCAACGTATCAGTGCCTTGCCTGATGCTGTGGTTAATGATGAGTTTAACTTTTCCAACTTGTCAGATGGGCAGGCTCCAGCTGAAAAAGACTGTATTACTGAAGACTGTGATAGGGCGGCTTTTGCCGAGTATGAGTTATATGACTGGTTTAGCAGCTCCATAAGTTATATACCTGAGCTGCGTTTTTCGGTAAATCATGATAGCAATTTAGTTACAGTTAAAATGACTTGGGATGCTAGCTTGAGTGGTGCTGGAGCGGAAGACTGTTCCGCTGACTCTAGTGGAAATGCTCATCAATGTAGTGAGGTTGCCATATGGATAAGGTGA
- a CDS encoding PilW family protein — protein sequence MDKVMRKQAGFGLVELMIALVLSLIVVGGLYAALIGDQKSYEATRANHILVNKNRMTAQTLRLYIQQAGYRAITQLETNQPLLAVTTADSSGYTWVEGQLIQGLNNQTSFNGAKEQTDVLSFRFFGDSGIYQCNGEELSANTVLTMSFFISTSNQLMCRDSESVNDTVFDDNVDDFQVLYGRLDHSSDGDSFKYYTADNVTNWEQINRVKVGLLISQEVTMGSLTNAATYKVLDQNIAAFNDKKLRQVVSETVLLLNTGV from the coding sequence ATGGATAAGGTGATGCGCAAACAAGCGGGGTTTGGCTTAGTTGAGTTAATGATTGCCTTGGTATTGTCGCTCATTGTAGTTGGAGGGCTTTACGCAGCTTTAATCGGAGACCAAAAAAGTTACGAAGCTACCCGAGCTAACCATATACTTGTAAATAAAAACCGTATGACAGCTCAAACATTGCGCCTTTATATCCAACAAGCTGGATATCGTGCGATAACACAGCTAGAAACTAATCAGCCGCTGCTTGCTGTGACTACTGCAGATAGTAGTGGGTATACGTGGGTAGAAGGGCAATTGATCCAAGGCCTCAATAATCAAACGAGTTTTAATGGTGCTAAGGAACAAACCGACGTACTTAGTTTTCGTTTTTTTGGCGATAGCGGTATTTACCAATGCAACGGTGAAGAACTCTCGGCAAACACAGTGTTAACCATGAGCTTCTTTATTTCCACAAGCAATCAATTGATGTGTCGTGATAGCGAAAGCGTTAACGATACAGTTTTTGACGACAATGTGGATGATTTTCAAGTGTTATATGGACGCTTAGATCATAGCTCAGATGGCGATAGCTTTAAGTACTATACCGCTGATAACGTAACGAATTGGGAACAAATTAATAGAGTAAAGGTTGGTTTGCTCATTTCTCAGGAAGTAACTATGGGCAGTTTGACAAATGCTGCTACTTATAAAGTGCTTGATCAAAATATCGCTGCATTTAATGACAAAAAGTTACGTCAAGTCGTTAGTGAAACTGTCTTGCTTTTAAATACAGGGGTTTAA
- a CDS encoding acetyl-CoA sensor PanZ family protein: MRLSFQAIENWQQHASDLSKISSNLEPSQWQEWQQAAQLYSCTFNQRVVAYCVVSCNKQQLLVQRFHVRDITQRRGIGLFMFQQLLQLVAQKGLSQLTFPHSNDPAVLAFYQHLGLNNQFTFQL, encoded by the coding sequence ATGCGTTTATCTTTTCAAGCTATTGAAAACTGGCAACAGCACGCCAGTGATTTATCGAAAATATCCAGTAATCTAGAGCCTTCGCAGTGGCAAGAATGGCAGCAAGCGGCTCAACTCTACAGCTGTACGTTTAATCAGCGTGTGGTTGCATATTGTGTTGTAAGTTGTAATAAACAACAGTTGTTAGTGCAGCGCTTTCACGTGCGAGATATAACCCAGCGCCGTGGCATAGGCTTGTTTATGTTCCAGCAGCTTCTGCAGCTAGTGGCTCAAAAGGGCCTAAGCCAGCTCACTTTTCCGCACAGCAACGATCCAGCCGTGCTGGCCTTTTATCAGCATCTTGGCTTAAACAATCAATTCACCTTTCAGCTATAA
- a CDS encoding GspH/FimT family pseudopilin gives MLGISKQGYVAKGFTLLELMIAVAILVIVMVVAVPSLQGFMQDNKQKVTRDLLANSLLVAQQEAIRNNLSTYVCPTSSGTTCANAWGANKGWLVYLDTARNGALTAESQIIASYPSPKSAQIKYTNSSSAGRTTAQFFPTGHALAGTLKVCASSNDYEHQEITISRMGRVTYAVASTCL, from the coding sequence ATGCTTGGTATTTCCAAACAAGGCTATGTAGCCAAAGGCTTTACCCTACTTGAGCTAATGATCGCCGTGGCGATTCTGGTTATTGTAATGGTAGTGGCGGTGCCTTCGCTTCAAGGTTTTATGCAAGACAATAAGCAAAAAGTCACCCGAGACCTTTTAGCAAACAGCTTATTGGTGGCCCAACAGGAAGCTATTCGAAACAACCTCTCTACTTATGTTTGCCCTACCAGCAGCGGAACGACTTGCGCTAATGCATGGGGGGCTAACAAAGGCTGGTTGGTTTATCTTGATACTGCTCGAAATGGTGCTTTGACTGCCGAGTCTCAAATAATTGCTAGTTACCCCAGTCCTAAATCAGCTCAAATTAAGTATACCAATTCGTCAAGTGCGGGGCGCACCACTGCCCAGTTTTTCCCTACTGGGCATGCTTTGGCCGGAACTTTAAAGGTATGCGCCTCCTCGAATGATTATGAACATCAAGAAATTACTATTTCTCGTATGGGGAGGGTTACATATGCCGTCGCATCAACTTGCCTATAA
- the glpX gene encoding class II fructose-bisphosphatase yields MRRDLAFRFSRVTEAAALAGYKWLGRGDKNIADNAAVEAMRIMLNDIDIDGEVVIGEGEIDDAPMLYIGEHVGTGGEGVDIAVDPIEGTRMTAMGQNNAVAVLAVGEKGAFLRAPDMYMEKLVVGPEAKGCIDLNQPLEHNIKMVASVLGKELSDMTVITLAKPRHDQVIAEMQKLGVRVFAIPDGDVAASILSCMPLSEVDMMYCVGGAPEGVISAAVIRALGGDMQGRLIPRHQVKEDTPENRAIGEEEIRRCEAEDIQVNSVLQLNDLAKNDNVIFSATGITKGDLLEGINRQGNIATTETLLVRGKTRTIRKIQSTHYLDRKNDDLKSIIL; encoded by the coding sequence ATGAGAAGAGATCTGGCATTTCGTTTTTCCCGCGTGACCGAAGCCGCAGCTTTAGCTGGTTACAAGTGGTTGGGGCGTGGGGATAAAAATATTGCTGATAACGCAGCTGTTGAAGCCATGCGTATCATGCTCAATGACATCGACATTGATGGCGAAGTGGTTATTGGCGAAGGCGAGATTGATGATGCACCGATGCTTTACATTGGCGAGCATGTTGGTACCGGTGGCGAAGGTGTAGATATTGCGGTAGATCCTATTGAAGGCACCCGCATGACCGCAATGGGTCAAAACAATGCTGTTGCCGTGCTTGCCGTAGGCGAAAAAGGCGCATTCTTACGTGCACCAGATATGTACATGGAAAAGTTGGTAGTTGGACCGGAAGCCAAAGGTTGCATCGATTTAAACCAACCACTAGAGCACAACATTAAAATGGTTGCGTCGGTCTTGGGCAAAGAGCTGAGCGATATGACAGTGATTACCTTGGCTAAGCCTCGTCATGACCAAGTGATTGCTGAGATGCAAAAGCTAGGTGTTCGAGTATTTGCGATTCCTGATGGGGATGTAGCTGCATCGATTTTATCGTGTATGCCGCTTAGCGAAGTTGACATGATGTACTGTGTAGGCGGAGCGCCAGAAGGGGTGATTTCGGCGGCTGTAATTCGCGCTTTAGGCGGTGATATGCAAGGCCGTTTAATTCCACGTCACCAGGTAAAAGAAGATACCCCGGAAAATCGCGCAATTGGTGAAGAAGAAATTCGCCGCTGTGAAGCTGAAGATATTCAAGTAAACAGCGTATTGCAGTTGAATGACTTAGCCAAAAACGACAATGTGATATTTTCGGCGACGGGCATTACCAAGGGTGATTTACTGGAAGGTATTAATCGCCAAGGTAATATTGCCACCACCGAAACGCTATTGGTTCGTGGTAAAACGCGTACTATTCGTAAAATACAATCAACCCACTATTTAGATCGTAAAAACGACGATTTGAAGTCGATTATTTTGTAG
- a CDS encoding DUF4202 domain-containing protein, with translation MGKPQIMQQNILNQVLNDIDQFNLNDPNKEIDELGTEHAKEFLYGKRMSNCLHDFMLAPPAELQIAARAQHIGRWLSLRSDYPEGRAGYLKWRSDLGKKHAELCAEIMRKHNLDETLIDATASLLRKEKLKRNPLTQALEDVICLVFLKYYFVEFANKHAQEKVISIVQKTWAKMSEQGQQAALALDLSDEALSLVKQALA, from the coding sequence ATGGGAAAACCGCAAATCATGCAGCAAAATATTCTGAATCAGGTTTTAAACGATATCGATCAATTTAACTTAAATGACCCAAATAAGGAGATAGATGAGTTAGGAACCGAGCATGCCAAAGAATTTTTGTACGGTAAGCGCATGTCTAATTGCTTACATGATTTTATGTTAGCACCTCCAGCTGAATTACAAATTGCTGCCCGAGCTCAGCACATTGGCCGTTGGCTATCACTACGAAGTGATTACCCAGAAGGTCGAGCTGGCTATTTAAAATGGCGCAGCGATTTAGGTAAAAAGCATGCTGAGTTGTGTGCAGAAATAATGCGTAAGCACAATTTGGACGAAACCCTCATTGATGCTACTGCCAGTTTATTACGTAAAGAAAAGCTAAAACGAAATCCGCTTACTCAAGCCCTTGAAGATGTTATTTGTTTAGTATTCTTAAAGTACTACTTTGTTGAATTTGCTAATAAACATGCTCAAGAGAAAGTGATTAGCATTGTGCAAAAAACCTGGGCAAAAATGTCTGAACAAGGCCAGCAAGCAGCACTTGCACTAGATTTGTCTGACGAAGCGCTAAGCTTGGTAAAGCAGGCCTTAGCTTAG
- a CDS encoding type IV pilin protein, protein MKQLKGFTLVEVMITVAIVAILAGIAYPSYLSHVQTTRREEGKRTLVEAAQYMESYYAMHLSYVGAATGTTLSIYNTSSDFDEIYTLKVSSVDKSSYTLEASPKGAQAGDSCGELSITSKGTTSAGTTGCW, encoded by the coding sequence GTGAAACAATTAAAAGGATTTACCCTTGTTGAGGTAATGATTACGGTAGCAATTGTAGCTATTCTAGCGGGTATTGCTTATCCCAGTTACTTGAGTCATGTACAAACGACGCGCCGAGAAGAGGGAAAACGTACTCTTGTTGAAGCCGCTCAGTATATGGAAAGCTATTATGCCATGCACCTTTCTTACGTTGGGGCTGCAACCGGAACAACGCTTAGTATATATAACACTAGCTCTGATTTTGATGAAATTTATACCTTAAAAGTAAGTAGTGTTGATAAATCGAGCTATACCCTTGAAGCTAGCCCAAAAGGAGCTCAAGCAGGTGATAGTTGTGGAGAGTTAAGTATCACTAGTAAAGGAACTACTAGTGCTGGAACAACAGGGTGTTGGTAA